Genomic segment of Pseudothermotoga hypogea DSM 11164 = NBRC 106472:
GGTACGGACGTTTGGCTCAACAACGCGCGAGATTGGATAGAACAGGGCAAAGCCACGCTCTCTCAGGTCATCGCCTGTAGGGACGACATCATGAACTATCTGATAAAGATGGGCATGAACGCATCGAAAGCCTTCAAGATAATGGAGAACGTCAGAAAAGGTAAAGGTTTGAGCGAAGAGGACGAAAAGCTCATGCGTGAATTGAATGTACCCGAGTGGTACATCGAATCGTGCAAACGTATAAAGTATCTCTTTCCGAAGGCTCACGCCGCTGCCTATGTGAGTATGGCCTTCAGGATCGCATACTTCAAGGTCCACCATCCGCTCGCTTTCTACGCGACCTTCTTTACGCTGAAAGGCGAAGAGTTCGACATCGACGCGGCGTTGTACGGACCTGAAATGGTCAAAAAGAAGCTCGCGGAACTTTCCAATGTTGGGGAAAAAGATGTGCGGGACAAGGCGGCGGAGACCACGCTCGAGGTCATGCTCGAAATGTTCGCACGTGGCTTTTCCTTCTTACCACCGAACATAAACAAATCCCACGCGAGACTCTTCCTCATCGAAGGGAAAAAACTGCGCATACCTTTCAACAAGCTTCCGAACCTTGGAGACAGTGTTGCAGAGTCCATAATTCGAGCGAGGAGCGAAAAACCCTTCAGTTCCCTCGAAGACGTATTGAAAAGAACGAAGCTCAACAAATCTCACCTGGACATCTTTAAAAAGTACGTCGAGCTCGAGGGCCTGCCCGAGAAAGAGCAGATCAGCCTGTTCTGAAAAACCTGTACAATAGTTTTCAAGGAGGACGAAGAGATCCACCCAGTTTGGTGCGGTGAACTCTTCGCTGAACGGATGAACGTTGAAAACGCTTACTGTGAAAAGCTTCGAGAAATTTTGAAGAGCTATGGTATTGATATGAACGAGCAGAAAATCGAGCTGATCGCTCGCTATCTTTTGTTGCTCATCGATGCACCCATCAATGTGTCGGGCATCGAAGATTTTGAATCTGCGGTTCACAAACACGTTGTCGACGTTCTCTTGCCTGTCAGTTGGCTCGAGGGTAGACTGCTGGACGTTGGTACCGGTGGAGGAGTTCCGGGTGTGGTACTCTCGATAGTGTATCCGATCACGAGTGTCTTGGTCGATTCCTCGAAAAAGAAAACAGTGTGGCTTTCGAACACGATTGAAAAGCTCGGATTGAAAAACGTCGAGGTGGTCTGTGAGAGGATAGAAAACCTCGCCGATCGCTACAGAGAAAGCTTCGATTACGTCACGGCGCGCGCCGTGGCACCTTTGAGGATCCTTTTTGAACTCTGCGCGCCGTTCTGCAAGATCAACGGGCTGTTGCTTCTCTACAAAGGACCGAACTGGCCTGAAGAGATGACGCAGGCGAAAAGGGCTGCTGAGATTTTGAAAGTTAAACTCGAAGAAAGCGTCGAGTACAGACTCTCGGGTGGTGAAAGAAGGGTGCTCTTGAAGTTCAGAAAATTCGCACCGACGGAAAAAACCTATCCGAGGGAAACGAAGAAGATCTTGAAGCGTCCACTGTGAGGGAAAGACATGTTTCTTTTGAAGACTTGGAACTTTCCTGCGAAGACGAACATGGCGATCGATGTAGTCTTAGCAGAGATGGCGAGTCAACCTTTGCTCAGGCTGTACAGCTGGGCAAGACCCACGATTTCGCTCGGAAAGCACCAGAAACGGATCGAGTTGAACAGAGAGTACATGGAAAAGGCGGGCATCGAGTGCGTCGTCAGACCGACGGGTGGCAGGGCGGTGCTGCACTGGGACGAGCTCACCTATGCTTTCATGGTGCCGAGTTCACACGAGCTTGCGAAGAAGAACCTGGAAGATTTCCACAGAACGATCAGCGAAAGAATCTTCTCGGCGTTGCGAAAACTCGATCTGCCAGTCGAAATAGAGCCACGAAAGGGGCAGGTCACGAAGAGCCCTGCGTGTTTCGAATCGCCGTCCATGTACGAGATCACTCTGAACGGAAAGAAATTGGTGGGAAGCGCCCAGATGAGGACGAAAGATTTCGTACTCGAACATGGTTCAATACTTTTTAGAACACACGTTGAAGAGTACGCAAGATGCTTGAACCTGGACCCTGCCAGCTTGAAAGACAAATTCATCGGTCTGGAGGAAGTGAAAGACGTGTCTTTGGAAAATCTTTCAGAGAAGTTGGTCGAATCTTTCGGCGAACTTTTTGGACCCATCGAGTATTTCACGCTCAACTGTGAGCTTTTGAACAGAGTCTACGAAAGGGAGGATCAGTTCGCTTGCCCGGTAAGTTGACGATCGTCGGTACTCCGATAGGCAACATGTTAGACATGACCATAAGGGGAATCAAAGCGCTCAGAGAGGCGGACGTCATCTTGGCCGAGGACACGAGAAGAACGTTGAAACTGCTCAAGTTTTACAGGATAGAGAACAAACAGATTCTGTCCTACGGTGTTCACAACCAGACCAAAAGTATACCTTCGATCCTCAAGCTCCTCAGCGAGGGAAAAAAGGTGTGCTTAGTGACGGATTCGGGCATGCCGTCGGTGGCCGATCCGGGAGGGCATTTGGTGGACGCTTGTTGGAGAAAAGGTATCGAACTCGATGTGATGCCCGGTCCGAGTGCGCTCACGTGTGCGATGGCGCTCTGTGGGTTCGACACTTCGCGCGTGCTCTTTACAGGTTTTCTTCCTCGCGGCAAGAAGAGGAGAAAGTTTTTGAGAGAGATGAAAGGAAAGAAACTCGTTCTGGTGTTCTTCGAAGCGGCGATCAGGATGCAGGCAACACTGAAGGATGTGCTGGAGATCTTGGGTGACTGTGAGATCTTCGTTGGAAGAGAGATGACGAAGATGTTCCAACAGCTGTACAGGGGCAAGGTGAGCGAGGCGTTGGAACTTTTCAAAGACACCAAGGGTGAGATAACGGTCGCTCTGAACCTCAAGGGGAGGGAAGAATCTTGAAGAGAGAGGTTGAAAAACTGCTCAGAGAGATCTGCTTCACCGTTAAGGTCGAAGGCAGAATCGTGCTCAAGGATTATGCCATCACGACCGCACAGTTCGATCTTTTGCAAAGGCTTTACTTCAGAGGTCCAATGAAAATGGTTGATCTGAGTCAATCTTTGGGCATCGCGAAGAGCACGCTGAGCGGGATCGCCAAGAGGCTGGAAACCGCGGGTTACGT
This window contains:
- a CDS encoding MarR family winged helix-turn-helix transcriptional regulator; protein product: MKREVEKLLREICFTVKVEGRIVLKDYAITTAQFDLLQRLYFRGPMKMVDLSQSLGIAKSTLSGIAKRLETAGYVERKRGIDKRVYMLSISEKGKKIIDSVIERRVEFIGKVLENIGEHRSRELLKLLEKLKEEMEKCRSR
- the rsmG gene encoding 16S rRNA (guanine(527)-N(7))-methyltransferase RsmG yields the protein MNVENAYCEKLREILKSYGIDMNEQKIELIARYLLLLIDAPINVSGIEDFESAVHKHVVDVLLPVSWLEGRLLDVGTGGGVPGVVLSIVYPITSVLVDSSKKKTVWLSNTIEKLGLKNVEVVCERIENLADRYRESFDYVTARAVAPLRILFELCAPFCKINGLLLLYKGPNWPEEMTQAKRAAEILKVKLEESVEYRLSGGERRVLLKFRKFAPTEKTYPRETKKILKRPL
- the rsmI gene encoding 16S rRNA (cytidine(1402)-2'-O)-methyltransferase → MLDMTIRGIKALREADVILAEDTRRTLKLLKFYRIENKQILSYGVHNQTKSIPSILKLLSEGKKVCLVTDSGMPSVADPGGHLVDACWRKGIELDVMPGPSALTCAMALCGFDTSRVLFTGFLPRGKKRRKFLREMKGKKLVLVFFEAAIRMQATLKDVLEILGDCEIFVGREMTKMFQQLYRGKVSEALELFKDTKGEITVALNLKGREES
- a CDS encoding lipoate--protein ligase family protein: MFLLKTWNFPAKTNMAIDVVLAEMASQPLLRLYSWARPTISLGKHQKRIELNREYMEKAGIECVVRPTGGRAVLHWDELTYAFMVPSSHELAKKNLEDFHRTISERIFSALRKLDLPVEIEPRKGQVTKSPACFESPSMYEITLNGKKLVGSAQMRTKDFVLEHGSILFRTHVEEYARCLNLDPASLKDKFIGLEEVKDVSLENLSEKLVESFGELFGPIEYFTLNCELLNRVYEREDQFACPVS